Proteins from a single region of Anticarsia gemmatalis isolate Benzon Research Colony breed Stoneville strain chromosome 30, ilAntGemm2 primary, whole genome shotgun sequence:
- the DPCoAC gene encoding dephosphocoenzyme A carrier yields MAVGEARVPLLHGERPAPAHKQNDKHHEPKLEAARLGSGATVVTSLIAGASAGALAKTAIAPLDRTKINFQTSQIPYSWRAAVAFLRHSARTEGLLALWRGNSATMARIVPYAAIQFTAHEQWKRVLGVDTPASAKAHPLLHLMAGSLAGVTSQSATYPLDLARARMAVTNATEYGTLRAVFVRVAREEGLRTLYRGYPATVLGVIPYAGVSFFTYDSLKHKYLEYFGSPQGAVTNMLFGGAAGALAQTASYPLDIVRRRMQTSRRRADGSYPYSSIGATLSEVYKCEGWRGFFKGLSMNWVKGPIAVGISFATYDAIKTTLRDIAIRLNS; encoded by the exons ATGGCGGTGGGGGAGGCGCGAGTGCCGCTGCTGCACGGCGAGAGGCCGGCGCCGGCGCACAAGCAGAACGACAAACATCATG AGCCGAAACTCGAGGCGGCGCGTCTGGGCAGCGGCGCGACGGTGGTGACGTCACTGATCGCGGGCGCCTCCGCCGGCGCGCTCGCTAAGACGGCCATTGCGCCGCTCGACAGAACCAAGATTAACTTTCAAACATC TCAAATCCCTTACTCATGGCGTGCCGCAGTCGCGTTCCTCCGGCACAGCGCTCGCACCGAGGGTCTGCTCGCCCTGTGGAGGGGGAACAGCGCCACCATGGCCAGGATAGTGCCATACGCAGCGATACAGTTCACGGCGCATGAGCAGTGGAAGAGGGTGTTGGGGGTCGACACGCCGGCGTCTGCCAA AGCTCATCCCCTCCTGCACCTCATGGCTGGTTCTTTAGCCGGTGTGACCTCCCAGAGTGCTACCTACCCTCTGGACCTGGCGCGAGCTCGCATGGCGGTCACCAACGCGACGGAGTACGGCACTCTGAGGGCTGTGTTCGTGAGGGTAGCGAGAGAGGAGGGACTTAGGACTTTGTACAG AGGCTACCCAGCCACAGTGTTGGGAGTAATACCGTATGCGGGAGTATCATTCTTCACATACGACTCGCTCAAGCACAAATATTTAG AATACTTCGGCTCCCCGCAAGGCGCGGTCACGAACATGTTGttcggcggcgcggcgggcgcgctggCGCAGACGGCGTCCTACCCGCTCGACATCGTGCGCCGCCGCATGCAGACCAGCCGCCGCCGAGCTGATGGCAGCTACCCTTACTCCAGCATCGGAGCGACGCTTAGCGAGGTTTATAA GTGTGAAGGCTGGCGCGGTTTCTTCAAAGGCCTCAGCATGAACTGGGTGAAGGGGCCCATCGCCGTGGGCATCTCGTTCGCCACCTACGACGCCATCAAGACGACGCTCCGAGATATCGCCATACGACTGAACAGCTAG